The Flavobacterium piscisymbiosum genome includes a region encoding these proteins:
- a CDS encoding toxin-antitoxin system YwqK family antitoxin, with protein MKINILIVYLFFMFTSAFAQKEKPCGVKNGLQEGTCKAFYPNGKTTYAENWKKGKREGISFYYFDTGKIKATGNFTKDKKNGPWKYYNEDGTLSAEENFVYREFTEIKEGTFAYYYKNGKIKETNIYVDDKLEGKQTEYFENGIISKILIFKNNLRNGECKFYYEDGSIQEESFYKEGLAEGPSTSYHKNGQINCVLNFAGGKIVGEKICKDINGKIIPKDIPKETSKETSKNTKKKK; from the coding sequence ATGAAAATTAATATTTTAATTGTTTACTTGTTTTTTATGTTCACATCTGCTTTTGCACAAAAAGAAAAGCCATGTGGTGTAAAAAACGGTTTACAAGAAGGAACCTGCAAAGCTTTTTATCCTAACGGAAAAACAACTTATGCTGAAAATTGGAAAAAAGGAAAAAGAGAAGGAATTTCTTTCTATTACTTTGACACTGGAAAAATTAAGGCTACCGGGAACTTTACAAAAGACAAAAAAAATGGCCCATGGAAATATTACAATGAAGATGGTACTTTATCTGCAGAGGAAAACTTTGTTTACAGGGAATTTACTGAGATAAAAGAAGGCACTTTTGCATATTATTACAAAAACGGAAAAATAAAAGAAACGAATATTTATGTCGATGATAAGCTTGAAGGAAAACAAACCGAGTATTTTGAAAACGGTATTATTTCTAAAATTTTAATTTTTAAAAACAATCTAAGAAACGGAGAATGCAAGTTTTATTACGAAGATGGCTCAATTCAGGAAGAGTCTTTTTACAAAGAAGGATTAGCAGAAGGACCATCTACTTCGTATCATAAAAACGGTCAGATAAATTGCGTTCTAAATTTTGCAGGAGGAAAAATAGTGGGTGAAAAAATATGCAAGGACATTAATGGAAAAATTATTCCGAAAGACATTCCGAAAGAGACTTCGAAAGAGACTTCGAAAAACACAAAGAAAAAAAAGTAA
- a CDS encoding metallophosphoesterase family protein, producing the protein MRTFVIGDIHGGLLALEQVLKKAEVTTQDTLIFLGDYVDGWSQSAEVIDYLIDLKLQQNCICIRGNHDQLALDWLENRHEDLDEEMWYKHGGKATVEGYSKISAERKKEHIAFFEALQDYYLDDENRLFVHAGFTNLNGVVWEYFSKLFYWDRTLWESALALDPKLKPDDLYYPKRFTIYKEIYIGHTPVTRIGKTVPVNKACVWNVDTGAAFKGPLTIMDVNTKEFWQSDPLNELYSDEKGRN; encoded by the coding sequence ATGCGAACATTTGTTATAGGCGACATACACGGCGGATTACTCGCACTTGAGCAAGTGTTGAAAAAAGCTGAAGTTACTACACAAGATACTCTTATATTTTTAGGCGATTATGTTGACGGCTGGAGCCAATCAGCAGAGGTAATTGATTATTTAATTGACCTGAAACTCCAACAAAACTGTATTTGCATTAGAGGAAATCATGATCAGCTGGCTTTAGACTGGCTTGAAAACAGACATGAAGATCTTGATGAAGAAATGTGGTACAAACATGGCGGAAAAGCGACTGTTGAAGGATATTCTAAAATTTCGGCAGAGCGAAAAAAAGAACATATTGCTTTTTTTGAAGCACTTCAGGATTATTATCTTGATGATGAAAACCGTCTTTTTGTTCATGCCGGATTCACGAATTTGAATGGTGTAGTTTGGGAATATTTTTCGAAATTATTTTACTGGGACAGAACACTTTGGGAATCTGCACTTGCTTTAGACCCAAAATTAAAACCAGACGATCTATATTATCCTAAGCGTTTTACAATATATAAAGAAATTTACATTGGCCATACACCGGTTACCCGAATTGGAAAAACAGTTCCAGTAAATAAGGCTTGTGTCTGGAATGTTGATACAGGTGCCGCTTTTAAGGGACCTTTGACAATTATGGACGTGAACACCAAGGAATTCTGGCAAAGTGATCCGTTAAATGAATTGTATTCTGATGAAAAAGGTAGGAATTAA
- a CDS encoding DUF6646 family protein yields the protein MKKVITLLFLVSFGFTQAQQAFKGKGDVKVNVGANIQDGGSGVQGSVDFGLGENFSFGFVANYLLGVDNFNGFYHNNPTPYSDYKPDFSDRFDAKARISANLSSVIGVDQLDVYPGLSLGLHNFGGHVGGRYFFTDGFGVFTELGFPIAKYGSNNGVFDHLNNQFTFSLGASFNL from the coding sequence ATGAAAAAGGTTATTACACTTTTGTTTTTAGTATCATTTGGATTTACACAAGCTCAACAAGCTTTTAAAGGAAAGGGAGATGTTAAAGTTAACGTTGGTGCTAACATACAAGATGGTGGTTCAGGAGTTCAGGGTTCTGTTGATTTTGGTTTAGGTGAAAATTTCTCTTTTGGTTTTGTTGCTAATTACTTATTGGGCGTAGATAATTTTAATGGATTTTATCATAATAATCCTACTCCTTACAGTGATTATAAACCTGATTTTAGCGATCGTTTTGATGCTAAAGCAAGAATTAGTGCTAATTTAAGCAGCGTTATTGGTGTTGATCAATTAGATGTTTATCCTGGTTTAAGTTTAGGATTACACAATTTTGGTGGCCATGTTGGTGGTCGTTACTTTTTTACTGATGGATTTGGTGTTTTTACAGAACTTGGTTTCCCTATTGCAAAATACGGAAGTAACAACGGAGTATTTGATCACTTAAACAATCAGTTTACTTTTAGTTTAGGAGCGTCTTTTAATTTGTAA